A DNA window from Mytilus edulis chromosome 14, xbMytEdul2.2, whole genome shotgun sequence contains the following coding sequences:
- the LOC139502720 gene encoding piggyBac transposable element-derived protein 4-like: protein MADPNPWFRVYPPEIRDHTEFDQNVGPKRMPPRNSRPIAYFMLIFTMDLMKKFVLETNRYARNFITRNQHNISNKSRVHDWHKKGKLTLIEFKAFVAVILNMGLIKKATISEYWNRKHSSQSTPWFRKVFTRNRFQLLLKFLHLVDNRKIAPRNSPSYDPTAKFKPIVDHFNLKAKKHYSPSQNLSIDESLIGTKSRTVLRQYIPTKHAKFGVKLWMLTEAVTGYCFHFNVYKGKRYDPTPAGELQGSYVVISLLRAACLLNKWYHVFCDSFFTSLSLAKRLLNLHTYTTGTVRSNRPLPNLIKSVKLRASQSMFMRQQEILVCAFKEKEKRKNVKMLSTRYNAELVVNRKPKMITEYNKFMGGVDLNDMLTSFYEDGRKSTKMWKKIVFNIIHRMVINAYILYQQNSDNAKSRLHFIQLLIDDLSEDHMTRNRVNIGVLNDEINNQNLRKLPERKEKDCCICSVRNVPGGRKRSKHICVLCHKGVHKMCYKKHSRRCHADE, encoded by the exons ATGGCTGATCCTAATCCCTGGTTTCGAGTATATCCTCCTGAAATTCGGGATCACACAGAATTTGATCAAAATGTTGGACCTAAAAGAATGCCGCCACGAAATTCCAGACCCATTGCATATTTTATGCTGATTTTTACAATGGATTTAATGAAGAAGTTTGTCCTAGAAACAAACAG GTACGCTAGAAATTTTATAACAAGAAATCAACACAATATCAGCAATAAATCCAGGGTTCATGATTGGCATAAGAAAGGAAAGTTAACATTAATAGAGTTTAAAGCCTTCGTTGCGGTTATTTTAAATATGGGCTTGATAAAGAAGGCGACAATATCGGAATACTGGAACAGAAAACATTCTAGTCAGTCAACTCCTTGGTTCAGGAAAGTTTTTACCAGAAATCGGTTCCAATTGTTATTGAAATTCCTGCATCTTGTTGACAATAGAAAGATAGCGCCTAGAAATTCACCAAGTTATGACCCTACTGCAAAATTTAAACCCATTGTTGACCATTTCAATCTTAAAGCAAAAAAACATTATTCTCCGTCTCAAAACCTGTCGATTGACGAATCCTTAATCGGGACCAAATCGCGTACAGTTTTGAGACAGTACATTCCGACAAAGCACGCTAAATTTGGTGTCAAACTATGGATGTTGACAGAAGCCGTTACTggatattgttttcattttaatgtttataaagGAAAAAGATACGATCCCACTCCAGCAGGAGAACTCCAAGGTTCATATGTAGTTATATCCTTACTTCGCGCTGCTTGCTTACTGAATAAATGGTACCATGTGTTTTGCGACTCGTTTTTCACCTCTTTATCTTTAGCGAAACGATTGTTAAACTTACACACATATACAACTGGTACTGTGCGTAGTAATCGCCCCTTACCAAACCTTATCAAATCGGTTAAGTTAAGGGCCTCCCAGAGTATGTTCATGCGGCAGCAAGAAATTTTGGTATGTGCGTTTAAGGAAAAAGAAAAgcgaaaaaatgtcaaaatgttgtCTACCCGGTACAATGCAGAACTAGTTGTAAACCGAAAACCTAAGATGATAACTGAGTACAATAAATTTATGGGAGGAGTTGACTTGAACGACATGCTGACTAGCTTTTACGAAGACGGGCGAAAATCGACGAAAATGTGGAAGAAGATCGTGTTTAACATTATACACAGGATGGTAATAAACGCATATATTTTATATCAACAGAACTCCGACAATGCTAAATCCCGTCTCCATTTTATTCAACTGCTAATTGATGACCTTTCCGAAGATCATATGACAAGAAACCGTGTCAATATTGGGGTCTTAAATGATGAAATTAACAATCAAAATTTGAGAAAATTGCcggaaagaaaagaaaaagattgTTGTATATGTTCGGTTCGAAATGTTCCTGGTGGTAGAAAAAGGTCGAAACATATATGTGTTCTCTGCCATAAAGGTGTTCATAAAATGTGTTATAAAAAACACAGCAGGCGATGTCATGCTGATGAATAA